Proteins encoded within one genomic window of Amycolatopsis nigrescens CSC17Ta-90:
- a CDS encoding aspartate-semialdehyde dehydrogenase codes for MAPVLALVGATGAVGTVMIDIINGRDSVPWGEIRLIASARSAGKKITVRGQELTVVALSPEAFDGVDIAMFDVPDEISAEWAPVAVSRGAVAVDNSGAFRMDDEVPLVVPEVNAAAVANRPKGIIANPNCTTLSMMAALGALHREFELTELVVASYQAASGAGQGGIDRLYAELEAVSGKGLGARAGDVRAAVQAAGLSFADSPFAGAPLALNVVPAAGSYKGDGWFSEELKVRNESRKILGIPDLKVSATCVRVPVVTTHSLAVHAKFAREVTVDAAHKVFGAQPSIVLVDDPANGSFPTPADVVGGDPTYVGRVRQALDFPNTLDFFVCGDNLRKGAALNTYEVAEQLAPEFT; via the coding sequence ATGGCACCTGTACTGGCTTTGGTCGGCGCGACCGGCGCGGTCGGCACCGTCATGATCGACATCATCAACGGCCGGGACTCCGTGCCGTGGGGTGAGATCCGGCTGATCGCGTCCGCGCGCTCGGCGGGCAAGAAGATCACCGTGCGCGGCCAGGAGCTGACCGTGGTCGCGCTCTCCCCGGAGGCCTTCGACGGGGTGGACATCGCGATGTTCGACGTGCCGGACGAGATCTCCGCGGAGTGGGCGCCGGTCGCGGTGTCCCGCGGCGCGGTCGCGGTGGACAACTCCGGCGCGTTCCGGATGGACGACGAGGTGCCGCTGGTGGTGCCCGAAGTAAATGCGGCGGCGGTGGCGAACCGGCCGAAGGGCATCATCGCCAACCCGAACTGCACCACGCTTTCCATGATGGCCGCGCTCGGCGCGCTGCACCGCGAGTTCGAGCTGACCGAGCTGGTGGTGGCCTCGTACCAGGCCGCTTCCGGTGCCGGGCAGGGCGGCATCGACCGGCTCTACGCGGAGCTGGAAGCGGTGTCCGGCAAGGGGCTCGGGGCGCGCGCTGGTGACGTGCGGGCGGCCGTGCAGGCCGCCGGACTGTCCTTTGCGGACAGTCCGTTCGCCGGTGCGCCGCTGGCGCTGAACGTGGTGCCCGCGGCGGGCTCCTACAAGGGGGACGGCTGGTTCTCCGAGGAGCTCAAGGTGCGCAACGAGTCGCGCAAGATCCTCGGCATCCCGGACCTGAAGGTGTCCGCCACCTGCGTGCGGGTCCCGGTGGTCACCACGCACTCGCTCGCGGTGCACGCCAAGTTCGCCCGCGAGGTCACCGTGGACGCGGCGCACAAGGTGTTCGGGGCGCAGCCGTCGATCGTGCTGGTGGACGACCCGGCGAACGGCAGCTTCCCCACCCCGGCGGACGTGGTCGGCGGCGACCCGACCTATGTCGGCCGGGTTCGCCAGGCGCTGGACTTCCCGAACACGCTGGACTTCTTCGTCTGCGGCGACAACCTGCGCAAGGGTGCCGCCCTCAACACCTACGAGGTCGCCGAACAACTCGCCCCCGAATTCACCTGA
- a CDS encoding DUF418 domain-containing protein, translating to MRTERIQALDVLRGVAILGTLGTNIWIFTSPDGAAGFLDLPTPDSAAGFTELLLRFLSNGKFLALLSLMFGIGLELQYRSARRRGARWPGWYLWRAALLFVEGTLHYILIFEFDVLMYYAIVSVLVAFLVGRSDRVRRTWLVVQAAIHLGLVGLLTAAMLGGTGTLSGGTPAAGTGNWFAQVADRISMAAVYRSEVVLVLPLSTVLFLLGVELLRAGALEDSARGHRLRTKLSGFGLGIGVPLNLFTTFGGQGLFVLDRYLAAPVVALGLLGLITTLVLRTRGEPGPLRRGLTAVGRAALSGYIFQNLAAGVLCYGWGLGLAATFADARPWWVIVVYIGLCGLLMTLSTLWLRRFSRGPVELAWQWAYQAPQRSLSKVP from the coding sequence GTGCGCACAGAACGAATACAGGCGCTGGACGTGCTTCGCGGGGTGGCCATTCTGGGCACCCTCGGCACCAACATCTGGATCTTCACCAGCCCGGATGGGGCGGCCGGTTTCCTCGACCTGCCCACCCCGGACTCGGCCGCCGGGTTCACCGAACTGCTGCTGCGGTTCCTGAGCAACGGCAAGTTCCTCGCCCTGCTCTCCCTGATGTTCGGCATCGGCCTGGAACTTCAGTACCGCTCGGCTCGGCGGCGCGGGGCACGCTGGCCCGGCTGGTACCTGTGGCGCGCCGCGCTGCTCTTCGTGGAAGGCACGCTGCACTACATCCTGATCTTCGAATTCGACGTGCTGATGTACTACGCCATCGTTTCGGTGCTGGTCGCGTTCCTGGTCGGCCGCAGCGACCGGGTGCGCCGGACCTGGCTGGTGGTGCAGGCCGCGATCCACCTCGGCCTGGTCGGCCTGCTCACCGCGGCCATGCTCGGCGGGACGGGCACGTTGTCCGGCGGGACACCGGCGGCCGGCACCGGCAACTGGTTCGCCCAGGTCGCCGACCGGATCTCGATGGCTGCCGTCTACCGGTCCGAGGTCGTGCTGGTGCTCCCGCTCAGCACCGTGCTGTTCCTGCTCGGGGTCGAACTGCTGCGCGCCGGCGCGCTGGAGGACTCCGCACGCGGCCACCGGCTGCGCACCAAGCTCAGCGGGTTCGGGCTCGGCATCGGCGTGCCGCTCAACCTGTTCACCACCTTCGGCGGCCAGGGGCTGTTCGTGCTGGACCGCTACCTGGCCGCGCCCGTGGTCGCGCTCGGCCTGCTCGGGCTGATCACCACGCTGGTGCTCCGGACGCGCGGCGAGCCAGGGCCGCTGCGCCGCGGGCTGACCGCCGTGGGGCGGGCCGCGCTATCCGGCTACATCTTCCAGAACCTGGCGGCCGGCGTGCTCTGCTACGGCTGGGGCCTCGGGCTGGCCGCCACCTTCGCCGACGCCCGGCCGTGGTGGGTGATCGTCGTCTACATCGGACTCTGCGGCTTGCTCATGACGCTGTCCACCTTGTGGCTGCGGCGCTTCTCCCGCGGCCCCGTCGAACTCGCCTGGCAATGGGCCTACCAAGCCCCCCAACGCTCCCTGAGCAAAGTGCCGTGA
- a CDS encoding ImmA/IrrE family metallo-endopeptidase, with translation METSIGSRVTALLPEGRTRREIASDVGMTPDAFSRALNGQRGFAAIELALLAELLDADVHFLITGEPNPHQLLVAARHDYDPDSGRRDVPGADGDRQELADVALAYQQAEPAGLAASTVPESVAAARDRLGAEFVRPFTERLEACGIDVVRLPKLSTSYCFTVAGRAVIVVPATGNWFRENWGLAHELGHLALGHVDPGLPPVERTRHEAAANAFAAELLLPAETMRSQDWTEVTIEELAQQVWRLGVSTDALAKRLESLQVPVSSVITEWAGQPTQRLLRRHWRSTEAGDPITERMDAAATRRFPFALQDAHLTLIAKGALPKTTLAWMLGVDADSLQVDEPVPPPPMPTAELAAALGI, from the coding sequence ATGGAAACGAGCATCGGGAGTCGGGTCACCGCTCTCCTCCCGGAGGGTCGCACTCGTCGTGAGATCGCGTCGGACGTCGGGATGACCCCCGACGCGTTTTCCCGTGCCCTCAACGGACAACGGGGGTTCGCGGCGATCGAGCTCGCCCTGCTCGCCGAGCTGCTCGACGCCGACGTGCACTTCCTGATCACCGGGGAGCCGAACCCGCACCAGTTGCTGGTCGCAGCCCGGCACGACTACGACCCTGATTCGGGCCGCCGCGACGTACCCGGCGCCGACGGCGACCGGCAAGAACTGGCGGATGTGGCCCTCGCCTATCAGCAGGCCGAACCCGCGGGACTGGCCGCCTCCACGGTGCCCGAGTCCGTCGCCGCCGCCCGTGACCGGTTGGGGGCGGAGTTCGTACGACCATTCACCGAGCGCCTCGAAGCATGCGGGATCGACGTGGTGCGGCTGCCGAAGTTGTCCACCTCCTACTGCTTCACCGTTGCCGGACGGGCGGTGATCGTGGTGCCCGCGACGGGAAACTGGTTCAGGGAGAACTGGGGACTCGCGCACGAACTGGGACACCTGGCCCTCGGGCATGTGGACCCCGGACTGCCTCCGGTGGAACGAACCCGGCATGAGGCCGCTGCGAACGCCTTCGCCGCGGAACTCCTCCTGCCCGCGGAGACCATGCGGTCGCAGGACTGGACCGAAGTCACGATCGAGGAACTCGCGCAGCAGGTGTGGCGACTCGGCGTGTCCACCGATGCGCTCGCGAAACGACTGGAAAGCCTGCAAGTTCCCGTCTCTTCGGTGATCACCGAGTGGGCCGGGCAACCGACGCAACGACTGCTGCGGCGGCACTGGCGGTCAACCGAAGCCGGCGACCCGATCACCGAGCGAATGGACGCGGCGGCCACCCGCCGCTTCCCGTTCGCACTCCAGGACGCCCATCTCACCCTCATCGCCAAGGGAGCCCTGCCGAAAACGACCCTGGCGTGGATGCTCGGGGTCGACGCGGACAGCCTGCAGGTGGACGAACCCGTGCCGCCACCGCCGATGCCGACGGCGGAGCTGGCCGCCGCCCTCGGCATCTGA
- a CDS encoding MFS transporter yields MQRYRQVLVLPQVRTSMLLMFFARLPMTAMGVTLTLHVVGSLGRGYGEAGLVGTATTVGSAVGAPVLGRLIDRYGLRPVILTCGLASTTYWLSTPHLPYLVLVVVALPAGMLAVPAGSIARQILTALVPEDQRRSAYALDTISLESSFMIGPAAGILAITQFSSTVALTAVGCCYGLVAVALFWMNPPIRNKNEITVSPGARPPLRSWLTARLSGILLVALGAGFVLIGMELAMLAALRESDELDWAGVLFVVICLASLTGGLVHGAIRKSLPQLTLMVLLSALMLPVALLDHPWWLLALALVPANLACAPTLASTSEAVSLSSPVRVRGEAMGLQDSAVRIGIGIGNPAVGFVIDHSSAAWGFAAAGGGGLLVAAVAGLLRRRKTGREAPALAEAVQSGQSA; encoded by the coding sequence ATGCAGCGCTATCGTCAGGTGCTCGTCCTGCCTCAGGTTCGCACTTCGATGCTGCTGATGTTCTTCGCGCGGCTGCCGATGACCGCGATGGGTGTCACGCTGACGCTGCACGTGGTGGGTTCGCTCGGCCGCGGCTACGGCGAGGCCGGGCTGGTGGGTACCGCGACCACGGTCGGCAGTGCGGTCGGCGCGCCGGTGCTGGGCAGGCTCATCGACCGGTACGGGCTGCGCCCGGTGATCCTGACCTGCGGGCTCGCGTCCACCACCTACTGGCTGAGCACCCCGCACCTGCCGTACCTGGTGCTGGTGGTGGTGGCGTTGCCGGCCGGCATGCTCGCGGTGCCGGCCGGTTCGATCGCCAGGCAGATCCTCACCGCACTGGTGCCGGAAGATCAGCGCCGGTCCGCATACGCGCTGGACACGATCTCGCTGGAGTCGTCGTTCATGATCGGCCCGGCGGCCGGGATACTGGCCATCACCCAGTTTTCGTCCACGGTTGCGCTGACCGCCGTCGGCTGCTGCTACGGGCTGGTCGCGGTCGCGCTGTTCTGGATGAACCCGCCGATCAGGAACAAGAACGAGATCACCGTCAGCCCGGGGGCGCGGCCGCCGCTGCGCAGCTGGCTGACCGCGCGGCTGTCCGGGATCCTGCTGGTCGCGCTCGGCGCCGGGTTCGTGCTGATCGGCATGGAACTGGCGATGCTCGCGGCACTGCGCGAGTCGGACGAGCTGGACTGGGCCGGCGTGCTGTTCGTGGTGATCTGCCTCGCCTCGCTGACCGGTGGCCTGGTGCACGGCGCGATCCGCAAGTCCCTGCCGCAGCTGACCCTGATGGTGCTGCTCTCGGCGCTGATGCTGCCGGTGGCCTTGCTGGACCACCCGTGGTGGCTGCTGGCGCTCGCGCTGGTCCCGGCGAACCTGGCCTGCGCACCGACGCTGGCCTCGACCAGTGAGGCGGTCAGCCTGAGCAGCCCGGTCCGGGTGCGCGGGGAGGCGATGGGGCTGCAGGATTCGGCGGTCCGGATCGGGATCGGCATCGGCAACCCGGCGGTCGGTTTCGTGATCGACCATTCCTCGGCGGCCTGGGGTTTCGCCGCCGCGGGCGGCGGTGGCCTGCTGGTCGCCGCCGTCGCCGGCCTGCTGCGCCGCCGGAAGACCGGCCGCGAAGCCCCGGCACTGGCCGAGGCTGTCCAAAGTGGACAGTCAGCCTAG
- a CDS encoding SDR family NAD(P)-dependent oxidoreductase: MNQDFAGRPGVALVTGGTGGIGRAIVRLLAERGAKVAFAYLHNVEAAAELEAELPGLVTGHRLDLADDERTSALLGELGALHTLVYASGPHVPMVHLSRVEPAQFRTQLDVDASGFFGLVRHALPMLRESRGSVVAVTTAANRRFPVRDGLSAAPKAAIEAVVRGLAAEEGRFGVRANSVGPGMLTDGMAARLIESGELDEEALRITRGNIPLRRFGTAADIAEAVCFLASDRAGFVTGQALDVDGGYGC, translated from the coding sequence ATGAATCAGGACTTCGCCGGACGGCCCGGGGTCGCGCTGGTCACCGGCGGCACCGGTGGCATCGGCCGCGCGATCGTGCGCCTGCTCGCCGAGCGGGGCGCAAAGGTCGCGTTCGCCTACCTGCACAACGTCGAGGCCGCGGCCGAACTGGAGGCCGAACTTCCCGGCCTGGTCACCGGCCACCGGCTGGACCTCGCCGACGACGAGCGGACCAGCGCGCTGCTCGGTGAGCTCGGCGCCCTGCACACGCTGGTCTACGCGTCCGGACCGCATGTGCCGATGGTGCACCTGAGCCGGGTGGAGCCGGCCCAGTTCCGCACGCAGCTCGACGTGGACGCGTCCGGCTTCTTCGGGCTGGTGCGCCACGCGCTGCCGATGCTGCGGGAAAGCCGGGGCTCGGTGGTCGCGGTGACCACCGCGGCGAACCGCCGGTTCCCGGTTCGCGACGGGCTGTCCGCCGCGCCGAAGGCCGCGATCGAGGCGGTCGTCCGCGGGCTCGCGGCCGAGGAGGGCCGGTTCGGGGTGCGCGCGAACAGCGTGGGCCCCGGCATGCTCACCGACGGCATGGCGGCCAGGCTGATCGAGTCCGGCGAGCTGGACGAGGAGGCCCTGCGGATCACCAGGGGCAACATCCCGCTCCGGCGGTTCGGCACCGCGGCCGACATCGCGGAGGCGGTCTGCTTCCTCGCCTCGGACCGGGCCGGCTTCGTCACTGGCCAGGCTCTCGACGTGGACGGTGGTTACGGCTGCTGA
- a CDS encoding Fur family transcriptional regulator: MPHQESPVAQRLKSAGLRITAPRVAVLEWLADHPHTTADQVAAGVRARLGSVSTQAVYDVLGACAGAGLVRRIEPAGHPARFETRTGDNHHHLVCRVCGRTEDVDCVHGTAPCLEPSATAGFEVDEAEVVFWGLCPRCSAARKSHHENEEVSA; encoded by the coding sequence ATGCCTCACCAGGAAAGCCCCGTCGCTCAGCGCCTCAAGTCGGCCGGTCTGCGGATCACCGCACCGAGGGTCGCTGTGCTCGAGTGGCTCGCCGACCATCCGCACACCACGGCCGACCAGGTCGCGGCGGGGGTCCGCGCGCGGCTCGGCTCGGTATCCACCCAGGCCGTCTATGACGTGCTGGGCGCGTGCGCGGGTGCCGGCCTGGTGCGGCGGATCGAGCCGGCCGGACATCCGGCCCGGTTCGAGACTCGAACCGGCGACAACCATCACCACCTGGTCTGCCGCGTCTGTGGACGCACCGAGGACGTCGACTGCGTGCACGGCACGGCACCTTGCCTCGAACCATCCGCCACGGCGGGGTTCGAGGTGGACGAGGCGGAGGTCGTCTTCTGGGGGCTGTGCCCCCGCTGTTCGGCCGCACGTAAATCCCACCACGAGAACGAGGAGGTGTCGGCGTGA
- a CDS encoding catalase: MSKPTTNNVGIPIGSDNDSLTLGANGPILLQDHYLIEKNAQFNRERVPERVVHAKGGGAFGRLEVTEDVSQFTKAALFQPGTRTESLIRFSTVAGELGFPDTVRDPRGFAVKFYTSQGNYDLVGNNTPVFFIRDPIKFPDFIHSQKRRADNHLHDHDMQWDFWTLRPESAHQVTWLMGDRGVPKTWRHMNGYGSHTYLWENAGGEKFWVKYHFKTDQGIEFLTQEEADGLAGSSRDHHIADLYKSIKAGDHPSWTLYVQVMPHDEAADYRFNPFDLTKVWPHSDYPLIKVGKYTLDRNPSNYFAEIEQAAFEPANLVPGIGPSPDKMLLGRLFAYPDAHRYRIGPNYTQLPVNAAKSEVNSYSKDGPMRYSNTADPVYAPNSYGGPHADAALAGEAASAYGATGEVLRSAYKLHAEDDDFGQPGTMVRDVLDDAARERLANNIIGHASNDVSQPVLERVFEYWRNVDKTLGDKVAAAFQK; encoded by the coding sequence GTGAGCAAGCCGACCACCAACAACGTGGGCATCCCGATCGGCAGTGACAACGACTCACTGACCCTCGGCGCCAACGGCCCGATCCTGCTGCAGGACCACTACCTCATCGAGAAGAACGCGCAGTTCAACCGCGAGCGGGTGCCGGAACGGGTGGTGCACGCCAAGGGCGGTGGTGCGTTCGGCCGGCTCGAGGTGACCGAGGACGTCAGCCAGTTCACCAAGGCCGCCCTCTTCCAGCCGGGCACCAGGACCGAGAGCCTGATCCGCTTCTCCACCGTCGCCGGTGAACTCGGCTTCCCCGACACCGTGCGCGACCCCCGCGGTTTCGCGGTGAAGTTCTACACCTCGCAGGGCAACTACGACCTGGTCGGCAACAACACCCCGGTGTTCTTCATCCGCGACCCGATCAAGTTCCCGGACTTCATCCACTCGCAGAAGCGCCGCGCCGACAACCACCTGCACGACCACGACATGCAGTGGGACTTCTGGACCCTGCGCCCGGAGTCGGCGCACCAGGTGACCTGGCTGATGGGCGACCGCGGGGTGCCGAAGACCTGGCGCCACATGAACGGCTACGGCTCGCACACCTACCTGTGGGAGAACGCCGGCGGCGAGAAGTTCTGGGTCAAGTACCACTTCAAGACCGACCAGGGCATCGAGTTCCTGACCCAGGAGGAGGCCGACGGACTGGCCGGCTCCTCGCGCGACCACCACATCGCCGATCTCTACAAGAGCATCAAGGCGGGCGACCACCCGTCGTGGACGCTGTACGTGCAGGTCATGCCGCATGACGAGGCCGCGGACTACCGGTTCAACCCGTTCGACCTGACCAAGGTGTGGCCGCACAGCGACTACCCGCTGATCAAGGTCGGCAAGTACACCCTGGACCGGAACCCGTCGAACTACTTCGCGGAGATCGAGCAGGCGGCCTTCGAGCCGGCGAACCTGGTGCCGGGCATCGGCCCGTCGCCGGACAAGATGCTGCTCGGCAGGCTGTTCGCCTACCCGGACGCGCACCGCTACCGGATCGGCCCGAACTACACGCAGCTGCCGGTGAACGCGGCCAAGTCCGAGGTGAACAGCTACTCCAAGGACGGCCCGATGCGCTACAGCAACACGGCCGACCCGGTCTACGCGCCGAACTCCTACGGCGGCCCGCACGCCGACGCCGCGTTGGCGGGTGAAGCGGCGTCGGCCTACGGCGCCACCGGCGAGGTGCTGAGGAGCGCCTACAAGCTGCACGCCGAGGACGACGACTTCGGCCAGCCGGGCACGATGGTCCGCGATGTGCTCGACGACGCCGCGCGTGAGCGGCTCGCGAACAACATCATCGGGCACGCGAGCAACGACGTCTCGCAGCCGGTGCTGGAGCGCGTCTTCGAGTACTGGCGCAACGTGGACAAGACCCTCGGTGACAAGGTCGCGGCCGCCTTCCAGAAGTAG
- a CDS encoding alpha/beta hydrolase, with product MALSLRTQVEAAAAQLVYALPSPVRRLIAGRAIRMDGQELALDAQLLLRLQQISGAELVRGASVAQARTLLDESRHLVGGKPMGPIATRELVIPAEHDGLAATLYTPAGLAEPSGLLVFFHGGGFVIGTRASHDNTARFLALRAGVRVLSVEYRLAPEHVFPAAVDDAVTAFDYAHAKAAELGADPARIAVGGDSAGGNLAAVTAQVTTRRGGPAPAFQLLFYPTTDSSVRRRSRELFGKRFFLTDKHMTWFIDQYAPEGVDRSDPRLSPLLTEDLSGLPPAYIATAGFDPLRDEGEAYAKRLQEAGVQTALSRQADLIHGYANFLGVGRRFREATAEAAGALRLGLSNRNGL from the coding sequence ATGGCGTTATCGCTCAGGACCCAGGTGGAGGCCGCGGCGGCCCAGCTGGTTTACGCGCTGCCGTCCCCGGTGCGCCGCCTGATCGCCGGCAGGGCGATCCGGATGGACGGGCAGGAACTGGCGCTGGACGCCCAGTTGCTGCTCCGGTTGCAGCAGATCAGCGGGGCCGAGCTGGTGCGCGGCGCGTCGGTCGCACAGGCCCGCACCCTGCTGGACGAGTCCCGGCATCTGGTCGGCGGCAAGCCGATGGGGCCGATCGCCACCCGCGAGCTCGTCATCCCGGCGGAGCACGACGGCCTGGCCGCCACCCTGTACACCCCGGCCGGGCTGGCCGAACCCTCCGGGCTGCTGGTGTTCTTCCACGGCGGCGGTTTCGTGATCGGCACCAGGGCCAGCCACGACAACACCGCGCGGTTCCTCGCGCTGCGGGCCGGGGTCCGGGTGCTGTCGGTGGAGTACCGGCTGGCCCCCGAGCACGTGTTCCCGGCGGCGGTGGACGACGCGGTGACGGCCTTCGACTACGCGCACGCCAAGGCCGCCGAGCTGGGCGCCGACCCGGCGCGGATCGCGGTCGGCGGGGACAGCGCGGGCGGCAACCTGGCCGCGGTGACCGCGCAGGTGACCACCCGGCGCGGTGGCCCGGCACCGGCCTTCCAGCTGCTCTTCTACCCGACCACGGACTCCAGCGTGCGCCGCCGGTCGAGGGAGCTGTTCGGCAAGCGGTTCTTCCTCACCGACAAGCACATGACCTGGTTCATCGACCAGTACGCCCCGGAAGGCGTGGACCGCAGCGATCCGAGGTTGTCCCCGCTGCTCACCGAGGACCTGTCCGGGCTGCCACCCGCCTACATCGCCACCGCGGGGTTCGACCCGTTGCGCGACGAGGGCGAGGCATACGCCAAACGGCTGCAGGAGGCCGGGGTGCAGACCGCGCTGAGCCGGCAGGCGGACCTGATTCACGGTTACGCCAATTTCCTCGGCGTCGGCCGCCGTTTCCGCGAGGCGACCGCCGAGGCCGCCGGTGCACTCCGGCTCGGGCTCAGTAATCGGAACGGCTTGTAA
- a CDS encoding NADPH-dependent FMN reductase: protein MTSTPAINVLGIGGSLRAGSQSERALRIALDGAAEAGADTVAFTGSDLSLPFYDATISDRAPEALRLIEAVRAADGIIIVSPGYHGALSGLVKNALDYVEDLRPDRRPYLDGRAVGVAAVAYGWQAAVTTLDQLRTIAHALRGWPTPLGGAINSAEVKFDEAGGASEEKVINTLRTIGRQVTEFAVAHRTA, encoded by the coding sequence GTGACTTCGACTCCCGCGATCAACGTGCTCGGCATCGGCGGCTCGCTGCGCGCCGGCTCCCAGTCCGAGCGGGCCCTGCGCATCGCGCTGGACGGTGCCGCGGAGGCGGGCGCCGATACGGTCGCCTTCACCGGGTCGGATCTCTCGCTGCCCTTCTACGACGCCACGATTTCGGACCGCGCCCCGGAGGCGCTGCGGCTGATCGAGGCGGTCCGGGCGGCGGACGGCATCATCATCGTTTCGCCCGGTTACCACGGCGCGCTGTCCGGGCTGGTCAAGAACGCGCTGGACTACGTCGAGGACCTGCGCCCCGACCGGCGGCCCTACCTGGACGGCCGCGCGGTCGGCGTGGCGGCGGTGGCCTACGGCTGGCAGGCCGCGGTGACCACTTTGGACCAGCTGCGCACGATCGCGCACGCGTTGCGCGGCTGGCCGACCCCGCTCGGCGGGGCGATCAACAGTGCCGAGGTGAAGTTCGACGAGGCCGGTGGCGCGTCGGAGGAGAAGGTGATCAACACCCTGCGCACCATCGGCCGACAGGTGACCGAGTTCGCCGTCGCACACCGCACCGCCTAG
- a CDS encoding organic hydroperoxide resistance protein, with protein MAEAMYTAQATARGDGRNGEVTSSDGVIDEKLSTPKELGGPGGEFTNPEQLFAAGYAACFHSALRLVAKQGRVDVGDSEVTAEVGLGKTEAGNFALAVKLNTRLTGMEQGKADELVAQAHQVCPYSNATRGNIVVEVTATT; from the coding sequence ATGGCCGAGGCGATGTACACCGCACAGGCGACCGCGCGAGGCGACGGTCGCAACGGTGAGGTCACCTCATCCGATGGGGTGATCGACGAGAAGTTGAGCACTCCCAAGGAGCTCGGCGGCCCCGGCGGTGAGTTCACCAACCCGGAGCAGCTCTTCGCGGCCGGCTACGCGGCCTGTTTCCACAGCGCCCTGCGCTTGGTGGCCAAGCAGGGGCGAGTGGACGTCGGCGATTCCGAGGTGACCGCCGAGGTCGGCCTCGGCAAGACGGAGGCCGGCAACTTCGCGCTCGCGGTCAAGCTGAACACCAGGCTGACCGGGATGGAACAGGGCAAGGCCGACGAGCTCGTCGCGCAGGCGCACCAGGTGTGCCCGTACTCGAACGCGACCCGCGGCAACATCGTGGTCGAGGTGACCGCGACCACCTGA
- a CDS encoding Dps family protein gives MANSPIKSPLSESDKEITGNALQATLVDLVDLSLIAKQAHWNVVGANFRSAHLQLDELVSTARQYTDEVAERANAIGVSPNGKAKTVVESSGVPEYPDNWQSVESTVAAIVTILAELIQRLRARIDDTDKSDLVTQDLLIEITQELEKAHWMWQAQQA, from the coding sequence ATGGCCAACTCTCCGATCAAGAGCCCGCTCAGCGAGAGCGACAAGGAGATCACCGGAAACGCCCTGCAGGCGACCCTGGTCGATCTGGTCGACCTTTCGCTGATCGCCAAGCAGGCGCACTGGAACGTGGTCGGCGCGAACTTCCGCAGCGCGCACCTGCAGCTGGACGAGCTGGTGAGCACCGCGCGGCAGTACACCGACGAGGTGGCCGAGCGGGCCAACGCGATCGGCGTCTCGCCGAACGGCAAGGCGAAGACCGTGGTGGAGAGCTCGGGCGTGCCCGAGTACCCGGACAACTGGCAGTCGGTCGAGTCCACCGTCGCGGCGATCGTGACGATTCTGGCCGAGCTGATCCAGCGGCTGCGTGCCCGGATCGACGACACCGACAAGAGCGATCTGGTCACCCAGGACCTGCTCATCGAAATCACCCAGGAGCTGGAGAAGGCGCACTGGATGTGGCAGGCCCAGCAGGCCTGA